One genomic window of Phoenix dactylifera cultivar Barhee BC4 chromosome 6, palm_55x_up_171113_PBpolish2nd_filt_p, whole genome shotgun sequence includes the following:
- the LOC103723209 gene encoding uncharacterized protein LOC103723209, with amino-acid sequence MSSQTIESHREGAEVYRGDDLCKKNSIQLLEEVGLPRGLFPLENVEEFGYNRAAGFMWLIQKKKKEHTFKKIKQTVAYATEVTAFVEQRKLKKITGVKTKELLLWLSVVEVYIDDASTEKITFKTGTGLSDSFPVSAFDLE; translated from the coding sequence ATGTCATCGCAGACCATTGAGAGCCACCGTGAGGGTGCCGAGGTCTACCGCGGTGATGATCTCTGCAAGAAGAATTCCATCCAGCTCCTCGAAGAGGTCGGCCTCCCTAGGGGCTTGTTTCCCCTCGAGAACGTCGAGGAGTTTGGCTACAACCGTGCGGCTGGGTTCATGTGGCTGatccagaagaagaagaaggagcacACGTTCAAGAAGATCAAGCAGACGGTGGCGTATGCCACCGAGGTGACAGCCTTCGTGGAGCAGCGCAAGCTGAAGAAGATAACGGGCGTGAAGACGAAGGAGCTGCTGCTGTGGCTCTCTGTTGTCGAGGTGTACATTGATGACGCCTCAACGGAGAAGATCACTTTCAAGACTGGAACCGGGCTGTCCGACAGCTTCCCGGTGTCGGCTTTCGACCTGGAGTAG
- the LOC103723212 gene encoding uncharacterized protein LOC103723212, whose product MASQTIESYRQGAEVHRGDDLCKTKSIQLLEELGLPRGLFPLENVEEFGYNRATGFMWLVHKKKKEHTFKKIKQTVSYATEVTAFVEQRKMKKMTGVKTKELLLWLSVVEVYIDDSSSDKITFKTGTGLSDSFPVSAFELE is encoded by the coding sequence ATGGCATCCCAGACCATTGAGAGCTATCGTCAGGGCGCCGAGGTCCACCGCGGTGACGACCTCTGCAAGACGAAGTCCATCCAACTCCTCGAAGAGCTCGGCCTCCCTAGGGGCTTGTTTCCCCTCGAGAACGTCGAGGAGTTTGGCTACAACCGTGCGACTGGGTTCATGTGGCTCGtccacaagaagaagaaggagcacACGTTCAAGAAGATCAAGCAGACGGTGTCGTATGCCACCGAGGTGACAGCCTTCGTGGAGCagcgcaagatgaagaagatgacggGGGTGAAGACGAAGGagctgctgctgtggctgtctgTTGTCGAGGTGTACATCGATGACTCCTCGTCCGATAAGATCACTTTCAAGACCGGCACTGGCCTCTCTGACAGCTTCCCAGTGTCGGCCTTCGAGCTTGAATAG
- the LOC120111233 gene encoding uncharacterized protein LOC120111233, whose amino-acid sequence MATQTIENYREAAEVYQGDAPCREKFTQLLEEHGLPKGLFPLEDIKEFGYNRAAGFMWLVQKKKNEHTFKKIKQTVSFATEVTAFVEQRKMKKITGAKGKQLLLWLSLVEIYIDDPSSEKITFKSGTGLSDSFPVSVFELE is encoded by the coding sequence ATGGCAACCCAGACCATTGAGAACTACCGCGAGGCCGCCGAGGTGTACCAAGGTGATGCCCCCTGCAGGGAGAAGTTCACCCAACTCCTCGAAGAGCACGGCCTCCCGAAGGGTCTGTTTCCCCTCGAGGACATCAAGGAGTTTGGTTACAACCGTGCAGCCGGGTTCATGTGGCTGgtccagaagaagaagaacgagCACACGTTCAAGAAGATCAAGCAGACGGTGTCGTTTGCCACCGAGGTGACAGCCTTCGTGGAGCagcgcaagatgaagaagataacTGGGGCGAAGGGGAAGCAGCTGTTGCTGTGGCTCTCTCTCGTCGAGATTTACATCGATGACCCATCGTCCGAGAAGATCACTTTCAAGTCCGGCACCGGACTCTCTGACAGCTTCCCGGTGTCTGTCTTCGAGCTTGAATag
- the LOC120111074 gene encoding uncharacterized protein LOC120111074, giving the protein MASQTIESYRQGAEVHRGDDLCRTKSIQLLEELGLPRGLFPLENVEEFGYNRAAGFMWLVHKKKKEHTFKKIKQTVSYATEVTAFVEQRKLKKITGVKTKELLLWLSVVEVYIDDPSTEKITFKTGTGLSDSFPVSAFELE; this is encoded by the coding sequence ATGGCATCCCAGACCATTGAGAGCTATCGTCAGGGCGCCGAGGTCCACCGCGGTGACGACCTCTGCAGGACGAAGTCCATCCAACTCCTCGAAGAGCTCGGCCTCCCTAGGGGCTTGTTTCCCCTCGAGAACGTCGAGGAGTTTGGCTACAACCGTGCGGCTGGGTTCATGTGGCTCGtccacaagaagaagaaggagcacACGTTCAAGAAGATCAAGCAGACGGTGTCGTATGCCACCGAGGTGACAGCCTTCGTGGAGCAGCGAAAGTTGAAGAAAATAACTGGGGTGAAGACGAAGGAGCTGCTGCTGTGGCTCTCGGTTGTCGAGGTGTACATCGATGATCCCTCGACAGAGAAGATCACTTTCAAGACTGGCACTGGGCTGTCCGACAGCTTCCCGGTGTCGGCTTTCGAGCTTGAGTAG